From the genome of Candidatus Defluviilinea proxima:
CTGGAATTAATAAAGAAACTTTGGCTACCCATTGCAGGGTTAGCCGATGCAGTTACACTGGCATATAATTTTTATCAGCTATGGCTGGGGGATCGAACCATTATTACCTACATTGCTGGCGGAATTGGGGTTCTCATACTTGTCATTTCTCTAGCATGGGTTGGATTTAAAAGCAAAACAGTCGAGGTTGATTATTCTAAAGAGAATCAGGTCGCCACAAAGAAAACAATTAAGGAGCCTGCGTACCCTCTCAAATATAGAAAGACAGCACGCGTAGGTCTGGTTTTGGTGTTACTCATTATTATGTGGAGCAGCATTGTTTTGGCACAGCGAAAGCAGGCACTGCTGGATGAACAACAAACCCTCTCAGCCCAACGGGCGCGGGAGACACAATACGCCATCCAGACACAGCAGGTGCAATCTGTGCGAGATGTGCAGGCAACCCAGCAGGCTCAGGAAAAATTGAAAGATAAGATGATTGTCGTTGTCGCAACCTTCGATGGACCGGAAGAAGTCTATGGACTGCGGAACGAAATTGTAGAGACCCTCAATACCGTATTTTCAAAACAGGATGAAGTAAAAATCGTTGCCATCAAAGATGTGATTACTCCAGACATGAGCAGTGTTTATGCTCGAACCCTTGGTGAAACATATTTTGCAGATTTAGTGATTTGGGGATGGTATCGTCCCACAGAAAACCCCAATATCACCATCCATATTGAGAATTTATCTCCCACACAAGTCACATCGCTTAAAGATAGTGAAACTTACGAACCACAAGCTACACTCGATCAACTAGAGGCATTTGAAGTCCAAAAACGGCTCGGATCAGAAACTAGCACGCTCATCTCTTTCTTGACTGGAACTTTGAAATACAAATCGGAAGATTATCGATCTGCTCGGGAGTATTTTAGTCAGGTGCTAGAGGTAAATGATGTATCAACCTTCATACGCCAGGCAGATTTATATTTTTATATGGGATATTCAAATGATAAGTTAAAAAGCTATGAGCTAAGTATTCAAAATTACAACAAAGTCATTGAGCTTGACCCCGATTATGCGCTTGCCTACAATAATCGTGGCGTTGCTTATGATAACCTGGAGCAACGTAAACAAGCTATCCAAGATTACGACAAAGCCATCGAACTCAACCCTAAATATGCACTTGCCTACAATAATCGCGGATGGTCGTACTATAACCTAAAGCAATATAAACAAGCTATTCAAGATTACAACAAAGCCATCGAACTCGACCCTGAATATGCACTTGCCTATAACAATCGCGGCCTTGTTTATGATGATCTGGAGCAGTACGAACAAGCCCTTCAAGATTACAATAAGGCTATTGAGCTTAACCCTAATCTTGTCTGGCCTTTCAATAATCGTGGTCGAGTTTATGATGACATGAAACAATATGAACAAGCCATTCAGGAATATGACAAAGCCATTAAACTTGATTCTGAATATGCACTTAACTTTAATAATCGCGGATGGTCGTACTATAACCTAAAGCAATATGAACAAGCTATTCAGGATTACAACAAAGCCATCGAACTCGACCCTGAATATGCACTTGCCTATAACAATCGTGGCCTTGTTTATGACGATCTGAAACAGTACGAACAAGCCATTCAAGATTACAACAAGGCTATCCAGCTTGACCCCGAGTTTGTCTGGCCTTTCAATAATCGAGGTCGTGTTTACGATGATCTGGAACAGTACGAACAAGCCATTCAGGATTACAACAAAGCCATCGAACTTGACCCCGAATATGCACTTGCTTACAACAATCGTGGCATTGCATATGCTGATTTAGGGCAATATGAGCAAGCCATCCAGAATTATGACAAAGCCATCGAACTTGACCCCAAAGATGCAATTAATTACTACAATCGCGGTATTGCATATAATGATTCGGGGCAACATGAGAAGGCCATCCAAGATTATGACAAAGCGATCAAACTCGATCCACTGTATGAAAATGCCTATTGCAATCGTGGCATCGCATATGCTGATTTAGGTCAATATGAGCAAGCCATTCAGGATTACAACAAAGCCATCGAACTCGACCCTGAAGATGCTATCGTTCATAACAATCGTGGCGTTGCTTATAAAAACATAAAACAATACGATCAAGCCATTCTGAACTATAGTAAAGCCATTGAACTCAACCCCAAATATGCAAGAGCTTATAAAAATCGGGGATTAGTTTACGAGGAACTTGGCAAAACTGCCGAGGCCCAAGCAGATTTTGCAAAATATAAAGAACTCACGGGCAAAGATGTCCCGTGAAAATCACCCAAGAACAAAGGTCATAAACAGATGATGATCTCGAAGCTCATCATCTGCACAGCATGAGGAAGTGGGTCGAATAGCCGGGCAATGATAGTATGACCCTCAGGAGCGGGCATTTACGGAAGAGTGGTAAGGCTATATCAATGAGAATCTGCCTGTTGTAGTGAAGTTCAATGTACTGAGAGCAGTTTACTTTTTACAGGAAACCATATGACCCGATCCATATTCAAACCGCGCGTCTCTG
Proteins encoded in this window:
- a CDS encoding tetratricopeptide repeat protein produces the protein MSDKESKEKDGLLELIKKLWLPIAGLADAVTLAYNFYQLWLGDRTIITYIAGGIGVLILVISLAWVGFKSKTVEVDYSKENQVATKKTIKEPAYPLKYRKTARVGLVLVLLIIMWSSIVLAQRKQALLDEQQTLSAQRARETQYAIQTQQVQSVRDVQATQQAQEKLKDKMIVVVATFDGPEEVYGLRNEIVETLNTVFSKQDEVKIVAIKDVITPDMSSVYARTLGETYFADLVIWGWYRPTENPNITIHIENLSPTQVTSLKDSETYEPQATLDQLEAFEVQKRLGSETSTLISFLTGTLKYKSEDYRSAREYFSQVLEVNDVSTFIRQADLYFYMGYSNDKLKSYELSIQNYNKVIELDPDYALAYNNRGVAYDNLEQRKQAIQDYDKAIELNPKYALAYNNRGWSYYNLKQYKQAIQDYNKAIELDPEYALAYNNRGLVYDDLEQYEQALQDYNKAIELNPNLVWPFNNRGRVYDDMKQYEQAIQEYDKAIKLDSEYALNFNNRGWSYYNLKQYEQAIQDYNKAIELDPEYALAYNNRGLVYDDLKQYEQAIQDYNKAIQLDPEFVWPFNNRGRVYDDLEQYEQAIQDYNKAIELDPEYALAYNNRGIAYADLGQYEQAIQNYDKAIELDPKDAINYYNRGIAYNDSGQHEKAIQDYDKAIKLDPLYENAYCNRGIAYADLGQYEQAIQDYNKAIELDPEDAIVHNNRGVAYKNIKQYDQAILNYSKAIELNPKYARAYKNRGLVYEELGKTAEAQADFAKYKELTGKDVP